A window of Solea solea chromosome 18, fSolSol10.1, whole genome shotgun sequence contains these coding sequences:
- the LOC131445217 gene encoding rab GTPase-activating protein 1-like gives MMEEVSTMMAYDANVMEQMSEEEILACLVAETGPTFTKAKLRESLLQIMDDDFDEDPVDKYLKENRRLQQASLRLEQENDNLAHRLITSKVALRNALDKAEDRVDELCKDLLQTRYRLEVTEEEKKGKEEETAKLKEVFRRELEKTEQEVRRSSGIITDYKQICSQLTNRLERQRVAHRQQLDSLKSAMKDCPHCQHSLEADERSAEDAHTEGHTVTEAERDGDSDGCKEVEKMREDQEKESFKAQIRELEKELAQTKLQLVESKCNIQELQHQKGLMTNQLQEAKNTWINKAFTSLRTSSGGGLYGINIPRDGAPTLGWHLHGSSPSAWSSKMKSWRHGDGQEKV, from the exons ATGATGGAAGAGGTGTCCACGATGATGGCGTATGACGCCAATGTCATGGAGCAGATGAGCGAGGAGGAGATCCTGGCCTGTCTGGTGGCAGAAACGGGACCAACGTTCACA AAAGCCAAACTGAGGGAAAGCCTGCTGCAGATAATGGACGATGATTTTGATGAAGACCCCGTGGACAAATACCTG AAAGAGAACCGTCGTCTTCAGCAGGCCAGCCTGCGTCTGGAGCAGGAAAACGACAACCTCGCTCATCGACTCATCACCAGCAAGGTGGCGCTCAGGAATGCTCTGGACAAG GCTGAGGACAGAGTGGACGAACTCTGCAAAGACCTCCTGCAGACCAGATATCGACTGGAGGTcacggaggaggagaagaaagggaaggaggaggaaactgCAAAG CTTAAGGAGGTATTTCGAAGAGAGCTGGAGAAAACAGAGcaggaggtcaggaggtcaTCGGGCATCATCACAGACTACAAACAG ATCTGCTCTCAGCTGACAAACCGTCTGGAGAGGCAGCGCGTCGCCCACAGGCAGCAGCTGGATTCACTCAAG AGTGCGATGAAGGACTGTCCTCACTGCCAGCACAGTTTAGAGGCAGATGAGCGGTCAGCAGAAGACGCTCACACTGAGGGACACACTGTGACAGAAGCAGAGCGGGATGGGGACAGTGATGGTTGTAAAGAGGTGGAGAAGATGAGGGAAGACCAGGAGAAGGAGTCCTTCAAGGCTCAGATACGGGAGCTGGAGAAAGAGTTGGCGCAGACCAAACTCCAGCTCGTGGAGTCCAAGTGCAATATCCAG GAGCTGCAGCACCAGAAGGGACTCATGACCAACCAGCTGCAGGAAGCAAAGAACACCTGGATCAACAAGGCCTTCACCTCGCTGCGCACCTCCAGCGGCGGGGGGCTGTATGGCATCAATATACCCAGGGACGGGGCTCCAACGCTGGGCTGGCACCTCCACG
- the LOC131444929 gene encoding protein FAM163A-like, translating into MSAGTIVISGGILAGVILLCIVAVLCYCRLQYYCCKKNDSEVDVGSVVGADPLSHFPCSTCNALAMDGAAITPVSLDQLDVGSHHNHCPTCSPYPVRSAPADDVRNGGERLGFHTYYENPSFSLPPSSNPQRSSPVSYYGPTDMFPPPPRPYSTQV; encoded by the exons ATGTCCGCGGGAACGATCGTCATAAGCGGAGGAATTCTCGCCGGCGTGATACTGCTGTGCATCGTAGCAGTGCTCTGTTACTGTCGACTCCAG TATTACTGCTGTAAGAAAAATGACTCTGAGGTGGACGTGGGCTCCGTGGTCGGCGCGGACCCCCTCTCGCACTTCCCCTGCAGCACCTGCAACGCTCTAGCGATGGACGGCGCGGCGATCACCCCCGTCTCCCTGGACCAGTTGGACGTGGGCTCCCACCACAACCACTGCCCCACGTGTTCGCCGTACCCCGTCCGCTCCGCGCCCGCGGACGACGTGCGCAACGGGGGCGAGCGGCTGGGCTTCCACACCTACTACGAGAACCCGTCCTTCTCCCTCCCGCCGTCTTCCAACCCTCAGCGCTCGTCCCCTGTGAGTTACTACGGCCCCACGGACATGTTCCCTCCCCCGCCGCGGCCCTACAGCACCCAGGtctga